A single window of Callithrix jacchus isolate 240 chromosome 6, calJac240_pri, whole genome shotgun sequence DNA harbors:
- the LOC144576783 gene encoding ankyrin and armadillo repeat-containing protein-like: MKCKSIPIGMKSAVERGLSAVFHTLSHKSSNLTINVADEASYTIFHHATLHNRVSIICQLCNAYFTVNQRRLVTFSQESSKVEVKNERDEVTETFKEQLKHWTSAALGANHRMDIVVAEVLIHASHFVTHNVKITCS, from the exons ATGAAATGCAAG AGTATTCCAATTGGTATGAAGTCTGCTGTTGAAAGAGGGTTGTCTGCAGTTTTCCATACATTAAGCCATAAATCCTCAAACCTGACAATCAATGTTGCAGATGAAGCAAGTTATACTATTTTTCATCATGCTACCCTGCACAACAGAGTTTCTATTATATGTCAACTGTGCAATGCTTATTTTACGGTCAACCAGAGGCGCTTGGTTACTTTCAGCCAAG AGTCATCCAAAGTAgaagtaaaaaatgaaagagatg AAGTAACTGAGACGTTCAAAGAACAGCTGAAACATTGGACAAGTGCTGCCCTTGGCGCGAACCATAGGATGGATATTGTTGTAGCAGAAGTACTTATTCATGCTTCCCATTTTGTCACACATAATGTTAAAATTACATGTTCCTAA